ATTAATGCACTTAATTCATCCGCTTCGGTAAACGATTTGTCCCTCTTTTTTTGAAGATACTCTATTCTGCTTTTTATCTCTTCAAGATTCCCTTTTACATCAATAGATGTAAGATAAGAGGCATAACTTTTCATCCATACACTATCTTTTTTTGATATTTTTTGTTCGATATTTTTTAGCTCCGAAATATAACTTTCAAGCTTTTCTCTTTTTGCATCCTCTTCGGCAAGTTTAATCTGTTCTTGCTCGGGCTTGCTAATATTTGCATCTTTTTTTATGCTGTCTGAAAATAGAAGTGATGATGCGAGCAGGAAATAAAAAACTATTTTTTTCATTATTGCTTTCCAAATTTATTTAAAACACACATAATAGTTCCGATATCTACATTGTCCGTAATGACGACATCTCCGATTCCAAGAGGAAGAATAAATGTAATTGAGGCATCGGAACTCTTTTTATCCAAAAAGAAAGCTTCGTAAAATTTCTTAACATCGGTTATAGTGTAGGTTGTCGGCAAATGGTATTTTTCTAAAAGCGATTTAACCCTATCGGCTTCTTTTTGGTTCATAAGATTCATCTTTACAGCCATCTCGTTTGCCATAACCATTCCGATTGCAACGGCTTCACCGTGCAGAAACTCTTTGTATGCAGTCTCGTTTTCTATAACATGTCCAAAAGTATGTCCATAATTTAGAGCGGCTCTAATGCCCTGCTCTTTCTCGTCCTGAGATACGACATCTGCTTTGGTTTGAACTGCATGTCTTATAACTTCTCTCAATACTTCTTGATTTGCCAAGTCCGCTTCTTCTAAAATCTCAAAAAAATCTTTGTTAAAAGTTACCGCCATTTTAACTATCTCGGCAACTCCTGCACCAAACTCTCTTTGCGGAAGCGTAGCTAAAAAATATGGGTCGATATAGACTGCTTTGGGTTGATGAAATGCGCCTACGAGGTTTTTTCCGTATTTGTTGTTGAATCCGGTTTTTCCGCCCACGCTTGCGTCAACCTGAGAGAGAAGCGTTGTCGGAATTTGGATAAAATCTATTCCTCTTTGATAGATACTAGCCGCATATCCCGTCATATCGCCTATAACTCCTCCGCCAAAAGCAACTAAAAGAGATTTTCTGTTAAAGCGATGTTCAAAAAGAGAGTCTAAAATCGTATCAATACTCTCTTGATTTTTATACTCTTCGCCGTCTTTTAACTCTACAATATGCAACTCTTTTGCGCTGATTTTACTAAGAAGATAATCTAAATGAAGCTTAGAGACAGTGTGGTTTGTAACAACCGCCACTTTTGTATCAAAGTGCAGTTTTGGAAGCGTATCGATTGTGATATCATAAGAGTCGTCAACGACTTTTTTTAGAGGAATGTGTACTTGCATAATGTGTCCATAAAAATATAATGTAGATAATACTTAAAATATACTGATAAAGTGCTAAATATGATTTTTGAATTTAAAAAAATTGACCGTATCAGATTATGCGATAAAAAAGGCGTTTTGAACCGTTTTCATGCAGAAGAAGAAGTTTTCGCAACTCTGCAGATACTTTTGTATAGTATGAATTTCCGACTGAAGAACCGTTATAAGCGTTAATAGCTTTGTCGCTGGAACGATGTTTTTTATAACACTCCCATAAAATATTCGCGGCAACGCTTAGGTTTGTACTTTCATTTAAAAGTTCATGAAGCGGTATCTTCATCCCCGCAAGTGTCTCTTTATGCATATTGTTTATCTGCATTAGCCCGATATCGAAGCTTGGGTAGCGGTTGTGATCTAAAAAATCGACAACCCCTTTTGCTTCAGCAATATTTTTGCTGTCAATTTCAATTACTTTTGAATATATATTATAGGAAATATTTCTATTTTCAAGCATAAAACAGAGCTTATCTTCCTGTGATTTGGTTAATTTTTTGTAGTTGACGGAAATAACGAGCGGACGAAGATTGCTCTCAACCTTTGAAATAGCATAGAGCAGTCTGGGTTCGATTCCGTAGGCTTCACCTGCACGAATCCATATATTTGCGGCAGCATGCGCACCGACCGCCAATAACATCAACAACCACAGAACTCTTCTCATTACCATTTATCCCTTGATAAAAAATTGATTATATTGTCATCAAAGCAAAAATAGTTCCTACTTTTTTCTATATCTGCACAGGTATAAAAATTTGATGATTATCCTCAAGTTTATGATAAAGCAGTTCACTGTCTGTTGTTAAAAGAGAGAACACTTTTCTATTTGTCAGTTTTTTTGTAAAAGGTAAAATCTGAATAAAATTATCTTTCTTTTTAAGCTTTTTGATTGGATTTTCACTCTCTTTAATGATTTTAATACTTTTTGAAAAAATTGTAGCAAGATTATAGTAGTGTTCTATTACTTGCTCTTTTGCTTCTTGATGCTCATTTAAGTAGTTGTAAAGCTCTATGTTTAGATTCATTTGTTCTGCAATATCAAATATTATTGATGAAATTTTCTCCAAATCACGATTATTTCCCAAAATTATTGAGGCATCTTTTACACTTGATAGCTCTTTTTTTGTTAATTTTAAAACAGGTATTTGCGCTTCATAAAGCGTTGTTCGCATAACATAATCGTTAAATATTTCATTTGAAACGATTACCAAACCTACATGATAAAATTTTATATCATTAAAAAAACTTGCTTTTTGATTGTCAGTGTCATAGTTTATATCAATAATTACACTCTCATCTCTATACTCTTTTATTTTCCAAATAACATCGATATCGCTTGGATTGACAATTTTTATAATGAGCGTATGTCCAAACTTTTTATGCACGAAGATAGATCTCTTGACAAGCTTTTCAACCGTTTTTAGGTTTAACAAATTCATATCAAGATAGAGATAAATATTTGAGCCAAAAGGTTCTGGGAATTGCCCCAACTCTCTTTTGATTGCTTTATAAACGGACTTAAGCACGGCAGGTTCGCCGATTAGAAGCAAGAGATCGTTTGGCTGAATCATTCTGCGGCGGTTTGGCATAATAAGCTTTCTATTTCTATATATCGCAACGATGCGCCAATCTTTTTGTTCAATAACGCCGATGTGCTTGTAAACGAATGAACTTCCAAACGGAACTAATACTTCCATGATTTCACCCTCGCCTAGCCCGACATTTTGGGCGATTACGGGAACATTAGGCAAATAGTCGATTAGCCTTGAGGATAAAATCTCGTTTGTATTTATTAAAACGACATTTGCATCCTCGTTTGTCAAGTTCCATTTGTTTAAAACAATAATACGAAGCTGCTTTTTTATACTTCTGATATTTTTTATCGTATGTTCAACATCGGCTTGATTATCCATAGCTATAATAGCTTGGGCAAACTCCATTTTTAGCAGATTTGAGAGTCTGTATAAGCTGGTAGGATCAAACTCATAAAACTTAAATCGCGGTAAATTTATATTTTTATTTTTTTCGGACTTGGTTTGAACGACATAGTAAACATTTTCACTGGTGTATGTATCCATTACTCTGTTTATAAAATGCCCTGCTGTTTCGCCGTCGCCGATAATCAATATTTTTTTCATATAATCTTCTAATTTTTTATTTTTTTTGACATTATAACCGATTCAGTATACATCCACTTTTTGAATCTGCAAGGTTTTTTCTTGATACTCTTTTTTCATCATCAGCTCAGGAAAACTGTTTTTATCACTGCATTTGCTAATTTGCTCTTCCAACTCTTTAATTTTTTCGATTAATTTTTTATTTTCACTTTCCAAATCTCTTTTTTTTATTTCATCGGAATATAAAAATGAAAATATCATTAAAACTATAACTATGATTTTCATATTTTTAAAGCCCTTTTCTAGTCAGTTTTACGCCCATCTCAGCATGATGAGTATATGGAAACTGGTCAAAAAGAGCCATATCGCAAACTGTATGTGTTTGGCATAAAATAGCCAAATCCCTAGCCAATGTTTCAGGGTTGCACGATATATAGATAATATTTTCGTACCTTGCGGCAAATTTGCAGGTGTCTTCATCCATCCCGCTTCTTGGCGGGTCTACGAATATAGTATTGATATTATATAATTTTAAATCAATATCTTTCATTCTGTTAAATTCCCGTACGCCGTCAAGAGCCTGTACAAACTCTTCAACGCCCATCCGCACGAACTCAATGTTATGCACATCGTTTAAGAGCATATTTGACTTTGCCGCATTGATGGATGATTTGGATATCTCGGTTGCCAA
This portion of the Sulfurimonas sp. genome encodes:
- the aroB gene encoding 3-dehydroquinate synthase, whose protein sequence is MQVHIPLKKVVDDSYDITIDTLPKLHFDTKVAVVTNHTVSKLHLDYLLSKISAKELHIVELKDGEEYKNQESIDTILDSLFEHRFNRKSLLVAFGGGVIGDMTGYAASIYQRGIDFIQIPTTLLSQVDASVGGKTGFNNKYGKNLVGAFHQPKAVYIDPYFLATLPQREFGAGVAEIVKMAVTFNKDFFEILEEADLANQEVLREVIRHAVQTKADVVSQDEKEQGIRAALNYGHTFGHVIENETAYKEFLHGEAVAIGMVMANEMAVKMNLMNQKEADRVKSLLEKYHLPTTYTITDVKKFYEAFFLDKKSSDASITFILPLGIGDVVITDNVDIGTIMCVLNKFGKQ
- a CDS encoding lytic transglycosylase domain-containing protein → MRRVLWLLMLLAVGAHAAANIWIRAGEAYGIEPRLLYAISKVESNLRPLVISVNYKKLTKSQEDKLCFMLENRNISYNIYSKVIEIDSKNIAEAKGVVDFLDHNRYPSFDIGLMQINNMHKETLAGMKIPLHELLNESTNLSVAANILWECYKKHRSSDKAINAYNGSSVGNSYYTKVSAELRKLLLLHENGSKRLFYRII
- a CDS encoding TrkA C-terminal domain-containing protein, with the translated sequence MKKILIIGDGETAGHFINRVMDTYTSENVYYVVQTKSEKNKNINLPRFKFYEFDPTSLYRLSNLLKMEFAQAIIAMDNQADVEHTIKNIRSIKKQLRIIVLNKWNLTNEDANVVLINTNEILSSRLIDYLPNVPVIAQNVGLGEGEIMEVLVPFGSSFVYKHIGVIEQKDWRIVAIYRNRKLIMPNRRRMIQPNDLLLLIGEPAVLKSVYKAIKRELGQFPEPFGSNIYLYLDMNLLNLKTVEKLVKRSIFVHKKFGHTLIIKIVNPSDIDVIWKIKEYRDESVIIDINYDTDNQKASFFNDIKFYHVGLVIVSNEIFNDYVMRTTLYEAQIPVLKLTKKELSSVKDASIILGNNRDLEKISSIIFDIAEQMNLNIELYNYLNEHQEAKEQVIEHYYNLATIFSKSIKIIKESENPIKKLKKKDNFIQILPFTKKLTNRKVFSLLTTDSELLYHKLEDNHQIFIPVQI